In a genomic window of Prochlorococcus marinus subsp. marinus str. CCMP1375:
- the rpoB gene encoding DNA-directed RNA polymerase subunit beta: MSRSAIQVAKTATYLPDLVEVQRASFKWFLEKGLIEELENFSPITDYTGKLELHFIGSEYRLKRPRHDVEEAKRRDATFASQMYVTCRLVNKETGEIKEQEVFIGELPLMTERGTFIINGAERVIVNQIVRSPGVYFKDEQDKNGRRTYNASVIPNRGAWLKFETDKNDLLHVRVDKTRKINAHVLMRAMGLSDNDVIDKLRHPEYYKKSIQAADDEGISSEDQALLELYKKLRPGEPPSVSGGQQLLQSRFFDAKRYDLGRVGRYKINKKLRLTIPDSVRTLTHEDVLSTIDYLINLELDVGGATLDDIDHLGNRRVRSVGELLQNQVRVGLNRLERIIKERMTVGETDSLTPAQLVNPKPLVAAIKEFFGSSQLSQFMDQTNPLAELTHKRRISALGPGGLTRERAGFAVRDIHPSHYGRLCPIETPEGPNAGLINSLATHARVNSYGFIETPFWKVEEGRVIKVGDPIYLSADLEDECRVAPGDVATDKDGMILADLIPVRYRQDFEKVPPAQVDYVQLSPVQVISVATSLIPFVEHDDANRALMGSNMQRQAVPLLRPERPLVGTGLETQVARDSGMVPISQVNGTVTYVDANSIVVTDDEGGEHLHELQKYQRSNQDTCLNQRPIVRNGDKVIIGQVLADGSACEGGEIALGQNVLIAYMPWEGYNYEDAILVSERLVKDDLYTSVHIEKYEIEARQTKLGPEEITREIPNIAEESLGNLDEMGIIRVGAFVESGDILVGKVTPKGESDQPPEEKLLRAIFGEKARDVRDNSLRVPSTEKGRVVDVRIYTREQGDELPPGANMVVRVYVAQRRKIQVGDKMAGRHGNKGIISRILPREDMPYLPDGTPVDIVLNPLGVPSRMNVGQVFELLMGWAAANLDCRVKVVPFDEMYGAEKSYETVQLYLKEAAKQPGKEWVFNPDDPGKLLLRDGRTGEAFDQPVAVGYSHFLKLVHLVDDKIHARSTGPYSLVTQQPLGGKAQQGGQRLGEMEVWALEAYGAAYTLQELLTVKSDDMQGRNEALNAIVKGKPIPRPGTPESFKVLMRELQSLGLDIGVYTDEGKEVDLMQDVNPRRSTPSRPTYESLGSDYQED; encoded by the coding sequence ATGAGTAGAAGCGCGATTCAGGTCGCTAAGACCGCGACATATCTGCCCGATTTGGTTGAGGTGCAGCGGGCAAGCTTCAAATGGTTCCTAGAGAAAGGATTAATAGAGGAGCTTGAAAATTTTTCTCCAATAACGGACTATACAGGTAAGCTGGAACTTCATTTTATTGGGAGTGAATATAGACTTAAGCGTCCAAGACATGATGTTGAAGAAGCAAAAAGAAGAGATGCAACTTTTGCTTCTCAAATGTATGTCACTTGTCGATTAGTTAATAAAGAAACTGGTGAAATAAAAGAACAAGAAGTATTTATAGGTGAACTTCCATTAATGACTGAAAGAGGTACATTTATCATTAATGGTGCCGAAAGAGTTATTGTTAATCAAATTGTAAGAAGTCCTGGTGTTTATTTTAAAGATGAGCAGGATAAAAATGGTAGAAGAACTTATAATGCAAGTGTTATCCCTAATCGGGGAGCTTGGTTAAAATTTGAAACTGACAAGAATGATCTTCTACATGTAAGAGTCGATAAAACCAGAAAAATAAATGCACATGTATTAATGAGGGCAATGGGTCTCTCGGATAATGATGTTATTGATAAGTTAAGACATCCAGAATATTATAAGAAGTCTATTCAGGCGGCTGATGATGAAGGGATTAGTTCCGAAGATCAGGCACTTCTTGAACTTTATAAGAAACTAAGACCTGGGGAACCTCCTTCTGTTAGTGGTGGTCAGCAGCTACTTCAAAGTAGATTCTTTGATGCTAAACGATATGACTTAGGTAGAGTCGGTAGATATAAGATTAACAAGAAATTAAGACTAACTATTCCAGATTCAGTCAGAACATTGACTCATGAAGATGTTCTTTCTACGATTGACTATTTGATCAATTTAGAGCTTGATGTTGGAGGAGCAACTTTAGATGATATTGATCACTTAGGTAACCGTAGAGTTAGATCAGTTGGTGAATTGCTTCAGAATCAAGTTCGAGTAGGACTTAATCGATTAGAAAGAATTATTAAAGAAAGAATGACAGTTGGCGAGACTGATTCCTTAACACCTGCTCAGCTTGTTAATCCCAAACCTCTTGTAGCTGCTATTAAAGAGTTTTTTGGCTCAAGTCAGTTAAGCCAGTTTATGGATCAAACTAATCCACTTGCTGAATTAACTCACAAAAGGCGTATATCTGCTTTAGGTCCTGGAGGTTTGACAAGGGAGAGAGCAGGTTTTGCTGTTCGTGATATTCACCCTTCTCATTACGGTCGATTATGTCCAATAGAAACTCCTGAGGGGCCAAATGCAGGATTGATTAATTCACTTGCTACTCATGCGAGAGTTAATTCTTATGGCTTTATAGAAACCCCATTTTGGAAGGTAGAGGAAGGAAGAGTTATTAAAGTAGGAGACCCTATTTATCTTTCTGCAGATTTAGAAGATGAATGCCGAGTGGCTCCAGGTGATGTTGCAACTGACAAAGATGGCATGATATTGGCAGATTTGATTCCAGTCAGATATCGCCAAGATTTTGAAAAAGTACCGCCAGCTCAAGTTGATTATGTTCAACTTTCTCCAGTTCAAGTTATTTCTGTAGCAACATCTCTTATCCCATTTGTTGAACATGATGATGCCAACAGAGCTTTAATGGGATCAAATATGCAGCGTCAAGCTGTACCACTTTTAAGACCTGAGCGGCCGCTTGTTGGTACTGGATTAGAGACTCAAGTTGCAAGAGATTCTGGGATGGTGCCTATTTCGCAGGTAAATGGAACAGTCACTTATGTAGATGCAAATTCAATTGTCGTAACTGACGATGAGGGTGGCGAGCATTTACATGAGTTACAGAAATATCAAAGGTCAAATCAAGATACTTGTCTTAATCAAAGACCAATAGTAAGGAATGGAGACAAAGTTATAATTGGTCAAGTTTTAGCTGATGGTTCTGCTTGTGAAGGTGGTGAAATCGCCCTGGGACAAAATGTTTTAATCGCGTACATGCCTTGGGAAGGATATAACTATGAGGATGCAATTTTAGTTAGCGAGAGATTAGTCAAAGATGACTTATATACTTCCGTCCATATAGAAAAGTATGAAATAGAAGCTAGGCAAACAAAATTGGGCCCTGAGGAGATTACTAGAGAGATACCCAATATTGCAGAAGAGAGCCTAGGTAATCTTGATGAAATGGGGATTATTCGTGTAGGAGCTTTTGTAGAAAGTGGAGATATTCTTGTAGGTAAAGTTACCCCTAAGGGGGAATCTGATCAACCGCCTGAAGAAAAGCTTTTGAGAGCAATTTTTGGAGAGAAAGCTCGCGATGTAAGAGATAATTCTTTGAGGGTCCCTAGTACTGAAAAAGGCAGAGTTGTTGATGTAAGGATATATACCCGAGAACAAGGAGACGAATTACCCCCTGGCGCCAATATGGTGGTAAGGGTATACGTTGCTCAAAGACGTAAGATTCAAGTTGGCGACAAGATGGCTGGACGCCATGGGAATAAAGGGATAATCAGTAGAATTTTGCCTCGAGAAGATATGCCTTATTTACCAGATGGCACTCCAGTTGACATTGTATTGAATCCTCTTGGCGTCCCGAGCAGAATGAATGTAGGGCAGGTTTTTGAACTGTTAATGGGATGGGCTGCAGCTAATCTTGATTGCAGAGTTAAAGTGGTTCCTTTTGATGAAATGTATGGAGCTGAAAAGTCTTATGAAACTGTTCAGCTTTATCTAAAAGAAGCTGCTAAGCAACCTGGAAAGGAATGGGTCTTTAATCCAGATGATCCAGGAAAACTTTTATTAAGAGATGGAAGAACCGGTGAGGCATTCGATCAACCAGTAGCAGTTGGATACTCTCACTTCCTTAAATTGGTTCATTTAGTAGATGACAAGATTCATGCTCGTTCTACAGGTCCTTATTCTTTAGTTACTCAACAGCCTCTTGGAGGAAAAGCTCAACAAGGTGGACAAAGATTGGGTGAAATGGAAGTTTGGGCATTAGAGGCATATGGTGCAGCATATACATTGCAAGAATTGCTCACTGTTAAATCGGATGATATGCAAGGTAGGAATGAGGCCTTGAATGCAATAGTTAAAGGTAAACCTATCCCGAGACCAGGCACTCCCGAATCATTCAAGGTTTTAATGCGAGAACTTCAATCCCTAGGATTAGATATTGGTGTTTATACAGATGAAGGTAAAGAAGTTGATTTAATGCAAGATGTTAATCCTCGAAGAAGTACACCAAGTAGGCCAACCTATGAATCTCTAGGTTCTGATTATCAAGAGGATTAA
- a CDS encoding TatD family hydrolase, translating to MTSSPLIDSHCHIVFPNFEDDLEEVAARWRAVGVKSLLHACVEPSEIPAIKALADRFPELRYSVGVHPLDTKHWRGIETIDVLRKAALQDSRVVAIGELGLDLFKDSNLEEQLAVLRPQLDLAFELDLPVIVHCRDAATPMISLLQELKELGRLVKGVMHCWGGDVHEMEKFLSFGFYISFSGTVTFPKATKIHECALKVPEDRFLIETDCPFLAPVPKRGKRNEPSYVEAVASKVADIRGESFAFVAERSTSNARLLFGLP from the coding sequence GTGACAAGTAGTCCTCTTATAGATAGTCATTGCCACATCGTTTTCCCTAATTTTGAAGATGATTTAGAAGAGGTGGCAGCTCGATGGAGAGCCGTTGGGGTCAAAAGTCTTTTACATGCTTGTGTAGAGCCTTCTGAAATACCCGCTATTAAGGCTTTAGCCGATAGATTCCCTGAGCTTCGATATTCTGTTGGAGTGCACCCATTGGATACAAAACATTGGAGAGGTATAGAAACAATAGATGTTTTAAGAAAGGCTGCGCTTCAAGATTCCAGAGTTGTTGCTATTGGTGAGTTGGGATTGGATCTTTTTAAAGATTCTAATTTAGAAGAACAATTAGCAGTGCTTCGTCCTCAGCTTGATTTGGCATTTGAATTAGATTTGCCAGTAATTGTTCATTGCAGGGATGCTGCCACTCCAATGATTTCCTTGTTGCAAGAGCTTAAAGAATTAGGACGTTTAGTAAAAGGGGTAATGCATTGCTGGGGTGGGGATGTACATGAAATGGAAAAGTTTTTATCTTTTGGCTTTTATATAAGTTTTAGTGGAACCGTAACTTTCCCAAAGGCTACGAAAATTCATGAATGTGCTTTAAAAGTGCCAGAAGATCGGTTTTTAATAGAAACAGATTGCCCTTTTCTGGCGCCAGTTCCTAAAAGAGGTAAAAGGAATGAACCTTCGTATGTTGAAGCAGTGGCTTCTAAAGTCGCTGATATAAGAGGGGAAAGCTTTGCTTTTGTGGCAGAAAGAAGTACTTCTAATGCAAGATTATTGTTCGGTTTGCCATAA
- the rpsT gene encoding 30S ribosomal protein S20 codes for MANNNSAKKRIQIAERNRIQNRTYKSAMRTLMKRCFEACGAYSEKPSEDAKKDIQNSMNDAFSKIDKAVKTGVLHRNTGANQKSRLTSVVKKTIEPVVK; via the coding sequence GTGGCAAATAACAATTCAGCCAAGAAGCGAATACAGATTGCTGAGCGCAATCGAATTCAGAATAGGACTTATAAGTCTGCAATGAGAACGTTAATGAAGCGTTGTTTTGAAGCATGTGGGGCTTATTCGGAGAAGCCTAGTGAAGATGCTAAGAAAGACATTCAGAATTCAATGAATGATGCTTTTAGTAAGATTGACAAGGCCGTAAAAACGGGCGTTCTTCATAGAAACACTGGCGCTAACCAGAAATCCAGATTGACTTCTGTTGTTAAGAAAACCATAGAACCTGTTGTTAAATAA
- the hisD gene encoding histidinol dehydrogenase — protein MSERKQILNCIDDPQQALIMLKRISARTSLEVQENAISSVQNILTEVKQLGDEALFRLTEKFDGFIPKPLEITPEQTLEAWEKTPTPLQEALQLAKNRIEAFHKYQIPKDFLKEGIHGELLGKNWSPVEKAGIYIPGGRAAYPSTVLMNAVPALVAGVNEIIMVSPAGPNGQLNRTVLAAAYIAGIKKIFRIGGAQAIGALSYGTQTIPRVDVISGPGNLYVTLAKKLVYGQVGIDSLAGPSEVLIIADHSADVEQVATDLLAQAEHDPLAASILLTTESNLAKKINLEIENQLKDHPRSAICRKSLKDWGLIVICKDIKSCAALSNSFAPEHLELLIEKPFEFISQIKNAGAIFLGEWSPEATGDYLAGPNHTLPTSGTARFSSALSVETFMKSTSIINFNQAALNKTSAAIMELANSEGLHSHSRSIEIRRSKPSSDD, from the coding sequence TTGTCTGAAAGAAAGCAAATATTGAATTGCATTGATGATCCACAACAGGCTCTCATAATGCTGAAACGAATATCTGCTAGGACTTCATTGGAAGTTCAAGAAAATGCTATTTCCTCTGTACAAAATATTCTTACTGAAGTAAAGCAACTAGGTGATGAAGCCTTATTCCGACTTACAGAAAAATTTGATGGATTTATTCCTAAACCATTAGAAATAACTCCTGAACAGACATTAGAGGCTTGGGAGAAAACTCCTACACCTTTGCAAGAAGCCCTACAACTTGCAAAGAACCGAATCGAAGCATTTCACAAATATCAAATTCCAAAAGATTTTCTTAAAGAAGGGATTCATGGAGAACTTCTTGGAAAGAACTGGAGTCCAGTAGAAAAAGCAGGGATTTATATCCCAGGAGGAAGAGCCGCATATCCCAGTACAGTTCTTATGAATGCAGTTCCTGCCTTGGTAGCAGGAGTTAATGAAATTATTATGGTTTCACCTGCTGGCCCAAATGGTCAACTAAATAGAACTGTCCTTGCAGCAGCATATATTGCTGGAATTAAAAAAATCTTTCGTATTGGTGGTGCTCAGGCTATAGGCGCTCTCTCTTATGGAACGCAAACAATCCCCCGAGTAGATGTAATTAGTGGGCCAGGAAATTTATATGTAACTTTGGCAAAAAAATTGGTTTATGGACAAGTTGGCATTGATTCGCTTGCAGGGCCAAGTGAAGTATTAATAATTGCTGATCATAGTGCTGATGTTGAACAAGTGGCGACTGATCTGCTCGCACAAGCAGAACATGATCCTCTGGCTGCCTCAATCTTATTAACTACAGAGTCAAACCTTGCAAAGAAAATCAATTTAGAAATAGAGAATCAGTTAAAAGATCACCCTCGCTCAGCTATTTGCCGCAAATCATTAAAAGATTGGGGGCTGATAGTAATTTGCAAAGACATTAAATCTTGTGCTGCTTTAAGCAATAGTTTTGCCCCAGAGCATCTTGAATTATTAATTGAAAAGCCTTTCGAATTTATTTCTCAAATAAAAAATGCTGGAGCAATATTTCTAGGAGAATGGAGCCCTGAAGCTACTGGAGACTACCTAGCTGGACCAAATCACACTTTGCCGACTTCTGGAACCGCAAGATTCAGCAGTGCACTAAGTGTAGAAACTTTTATGAAAAGTACATCCATAATCAATTTCAACCAAGCAGCTTTGAATAAAACTAGTGCTGCAATAATGGAATTAGCTAATAGCGAAGGCCTACATAGCCACTCAAGGTCTATAGAAATAAGAAGGTCTAAGCCTTCTTCAGACGATTAA
- the rpiA gene encoding ribose-5-phosphate isomerase RpiA — protein sequence MTDLQTQMKIAVAQEAIGEIKDGMILGLGSGSTAALMIKSLGEKLKEGSLKEIIGVPTSFQGEVLASQLGIPLRAFSAVSKIDLAIDGADEVDPNFQLIKGGGACHVQEKLVASIADRFVVVVDSTKIVEKLNLEFKLPVEVLPAAWKLVQKELNDLGAKSDLRMAEKKAGPIVTDQGNLVLDVQFADGISDPQNLEKQINNFPGVLENGLFVNLTDEVLVGEIKNGVSSVNRLKKA from the coding sequence ATGACAGATCTGCAAACACAAATGAAAATAGCGGTAGCTCAAGAGGCTATCGGTGAGATAAAAGACGGAATGATCCTTGGTCTTGGCTCAGGGTCTACTGCTGCTTTGATGATTAAGTCTTTAGGTGAAAAACTTAAAGAAGGTTCCCTCAAAGAGATAATTGGTGTTCCAACTTCTTTCCAAGGCGAAGTACTTGCTTCTCAGCTTGGGATACCTTTAAGAGCTTTTTCAGCAGTTAGCAAAATCGATTTAGCCATAGATGGTGCTGATGAGGTGGATCCTAATTTTCAGCTAATTAAGGGAGGAGGGGCTTGCCATGTTCAAGAGAAACTTGTTGCTTCTATTGCAGATCGTTTTGTTGTAGTGGTTGATTCAACTAAAATTGTAGAGAAGTTAAATCTCGAATTTAAGCTTCCTGTTGAGGTGTTACCTGCGGCTTGGAAATTGGTCCAAAAGGAGCTGAATGACTTAGGAGCAAAATCTGATCTTCGAATGGCGGAGAAAAAAGCTGGGCCAATTGTTACTGATCAAGGGAACTTAGTCCTTGATGTGCAATTTGCAGATGGAATTTCAGATCCTCAGAATCTTGAAAAACAAATAAATAATTTTCCAGGAGTTTTGGAGAATGGTTTATTTGTCAATCTGACAGATGAAGTTTTGGTTGGTGAAATTAAAAATGGTGTATCGAGTGTTAATCGTCTGAAGAAGGCTTAG